TGACCCTGGCCTACATGGACTGGCTGATCCATACCAGCCATTCACCAGGCAAAATGAACGAGATGCGTGAGAATATGGTGCGCAAGCTCAGTGCATTTTCTCTCTGGGCCGGCCGCGCCAGTCTTGATGCCAACGCACCCCCTTTCATCAAGCCACTGCCGGGAGACCGTCGCTTTCGTGACGAGGCCTGGAAACGCTTTCCCTACAATGTGATGTCACAGGGTTTTCTGCTGCAGGAACAGTGGTGGCACTATGCGACAACCGGAATTCCCGGCGTTGCTCCCCACCATGAGAATATGGTGTCGTTTGCCGCGCGCCAGTGGCTTGACCTGTTCTCGCCGACCAATTACCCAATGACAAACCCGCTGGTGGTAGAGAAAACCGTTAATACCGGCGGCCAGAATCTGGTACAGGGACTGCAGAACATGCTGGAGGATATCCAGCATAACCTGTTGAGTGAAACGGATGATATCGACCCCGAATTCATGCCCGGCAAGAACCTGGCGGTAACACCCGGCAAGGTGGTGTTCCGTAACCGCCTGATTGAGCTGATTCAGTACTCGCCCACAACCGACAAGGTTGCCGCCGAGCCGGTTCTGATTACACCCGCCTGGATCATGAAGTACTACATTCTTGACCTGTCCGAGCACAATTCCATGGTCAAGTACCTGGTCGACAAGGGCCACACAGTCTTCATGATCTCCTGGCACAACCCCACCGCCCAAGACCGTGACATGGGCATGGGTGATTACCTGCGCCGTGGTGTGATGGACGCACTGAAAGTGATCAACTCGGTGGTACCTGAGCAGAAGGTACACCTTGTCGGCTATTGCCTTGGAGGCACGCTTGCCACCATTGCCGCCTCGGCCATGGCACGAGACAACGATGATCGCCTGAAATCACTCAGTCTGTTTACGGCACAGACCGACTTTACTGAAGCCGGCGAGCTAATGCTGTTTATCGATGAAAGTCAGCTCAGCTATATGGAAGACCTGATGTGGGACCGCGGCTATCTGGATACACAGCAGATGGCCGGTGCCTTCACGCTGCTGCGTTCCCATGACCTTATCTGGTCGCGAATAGTCAGCGAATATCTACTGGGTGAACCGCCACACATGAACGACCTGATGGCCTGGAACGCCGACTCCACCCGCATGCCTTACAAAATGCACTCTGAGTATCTGCAGCGCCTGTTCCTGAAAAACGACCTTGCCAGCGGGCGTTTCCGTGTGGGTGATCGTGCCATCTCGCTGCGAGACATTCGCGTTCCCGTTTTCTGCGTCGCAACCCAGACCGACCATGTGGCACCGTGGCGATCTGTCTACAAGATCCATGACCTGATGAACACTGAAGTGACATTTGTACTCACCAGTGGCGGCCACAATGCCGGTATCGTCAGCGAGCCCGGCCACCCGAGACGCAGCTATCAGGTGGGTGTTCAGACTGCAGAAGACAAACATATTCCGGCTGATGACTGGCTGGTTCGTCATGAGAGCCAGGACGGCTCCTGGTGGGTGCCCTGGTGCGAATGGCTGGACAAGCACTCCGGCAGCAAAGTTGCCCCCCCGACCATGGGATCAAAGGAATATCCACCACTGACAGTGGCACCCGGCACCTACGTTTT
This DNA window, taken from Marinobacterium iners, encodes the following:
- a CDS encoding PHA/PHB synthase family protein, translating into MTRMPLPDIKNSIDRVIHAIEGRYTNGMSPASLTLAYMDWLIHTSHSPGKMNEMRENMVRKLSAFSLWAGRASLDANAPPFIKPLPGDRRFRDEAWKRFPYNVMSQGFLLQEQWWHYATTGIPGVAPHHENMVSFAARQWLDLFSPTNYPMTNPLVVEKTVNTGGQNLVQGLQNMLEDIQHNLLSETDDIDPEFMPGKNLAVTPGKVVFRNRLIELIQYSPTTDKVAAEPVLITPAWIMKYYILDLSEHNSMVKYLVDKGHTVFMISWHNPTAQDRDMGMGDYLRRGVMDALKVINSVVPEQKVHLVGYCLGGTLATIAASAMARDNDDRLKSLSLFTAQTDFTEAGELMLFIDESQLSYMEDLMWDRGYLDTQQMAGAFTLLRSHDLIWSRIVSEYLLGEPPHMNDLMAWNADSTRMPYKMHSEYLQRLFLKNDLASGRFRVGDRAISLRDIRVPVFCVATQTDHVAPWRSVYKIHDLMNTEVTFVLTSGGHNAGIVSEPGHPRRSYQVGVQTAEDKHIPADDWLVRHESQDGSWWVPWCEWLDKHSGSKVAPPTMGSKEYPPLTVAPGTYVFEK